A stretch of Hydractinia symbiolongicarpus strain clone_291-10 chromosome 9, HSymV2.1, whole genome shotgun sequence DNA encodes these proteins:
- the LOC130657291 gene encoding uncharacterized protein LOC130657291, which yields MVAVYLRVSSLVLLLLLVTRFLLSSLTFASSAVCAADGFILEACQNSTHTILVQRNSDAVVAVGAFMEACNSFILLIIISLWKYFDFKTFIINLYVIEQSWVWFGLVTLQSIAAMYTDLVHAGIYKTFLGISTVFEIFLSAILALAISRIERKIIKNWINQTEKGYWNKLFIILYDVTLLSYVFGHLGFLLYDTALVARSVSLSNAKSNAKKDWTSFLLVMSVALRGSFAGFFFTTFFKDRKKYKVCSDEFASNGDVLVNEPTLAT from the exons ATGGTTGCTGTGTATTTGAGAGTTTCATCTCTtgttttattattgttgttagTCACACGATTCCTGTTGAGTTCTTTAACTTTCGCATCCAGCGCAGTTTGTGCTGCGGATGGCTTCATTCTCGAAGCTTGTCAGAACTCTACCCATACCATTCTTGTGCAAAGAAACTCAGATGCTGTTGTGGCGGTGGGTGCGTTCATGGAAGCTTGTAACTCCTTCATTTTACTCATAATAATATCACTAtggaaatattttgattttaaaacatttataattaACTTGTATGTTATTGAGCAAAGTTGGGTATGGTTCGGTTTAGTTACGCTCCAATCAATAGCAGCTATGTATACAGATTTGGTCCATGCTGGTATATACAAAACATTTCTTGGAATTTCAACTGTTTTCGAAATATTTCTTTCGGCTATCCTGGCGTTGGCAATTAGTCGtatagaaagaaaaataattaaaaactggATAAACCAAACGGAGAAGGGATATTGGAACAAGTTATTTATTATTCTCTATGATGTTACGCTGTTATCATATGTATTCGGCCATCTTGGTTTCCTTTTGTATGATACCGCTTTGGTTGCAAGAAGTGTGAGTTTGTCCAATGCGAAATCAAATGCAAAAAAAGATTGGACAAGTTTTTTACTTGTAATGTCTGTTGCTTTGAGAGGAAGTTTTGCTGGGTTTTTCTTCACCACGTTCTTCAAAGACAGGAAGAAAtataaa GTCTGTTCAGATGAATTTGCATCAAATGGAGATGTTCTTGTCAACGAACCGACGCTTGCCACCTGA